Proteins found in one Brachyspira murdochii DSM 12563 genomic segment:
- a CDS encoding leucine-rich repeat protein has translation MIEDFAFNGLHKNLKEVKIPDSVITINDNAFALNYSLEKLTLGNNIYTIEKNAFHYSTALTELTIPASVMVIKSGAFSGSSGSQLKAVTYLGTSPNNITFDGKIFSSTQLKTLKIPNASNPNDPAWKTFLGYNFEIVTR, from the coding sequence ATTATAGAAGATTTCGCTTTCAATGGACTTCATAAAAATTTGAAAGAAGTAAAAATACCTGATTCTGTTATAACTATAAATGATAATGCCTTTGCATTGAACTACTCATTGGAAAAATTAACATTAGGAAATAATATTTATACTATAGAAAAAAATGCATTTCATTATTCTACGGCATTGACGGAATTAACAATACCAGCTTCTGTTATGGTGATAAAAAGCGGAGCATTTTCAGGTTCAAGCGGTTCTCAATTAAAGGCTGTTACATATTTAGGTACATCTCCAAATAATATAACTTTTGATGGGAAAATTTTTTCAAGCACTCAGTTAAAAACTCTAAAAATACCTAATGCCTCTAATCCTAATGACCCTGCTTGGAAAACTTTTCTTGGATATAATTTTGAAATTGTTACAAGATGA
- a CDS encoding vWA domain-containing protein, with protein sequence MRNIRYKYLFVILSVVFITTLENLYSQSYALRVTEDDVAVTHLINGYQIYIRRKPNVAGYRLLLRLPNGETSYLYINNTGSSNAVINIRNTDFHNTLGKVFQAFIPDTLYLNSRNANSVFILRDNINVILESYDANNNKLLDSEIVLRINDEHQSSATITLRNVEKEGDLYAFYLYYSGGDNGKYAFYVREGKTNNSYKLINTSFGSTVNDDNSAVVLEDTFNRELGKKLYIKAYFKQLPEDRYLSFNVFNTKGESFTYPIDYCLETTNVKKETLPPQMPSGGREGPVQIRPADNSNRVIEQSTNTMIVKKDAPISNDEEIKILSSANVIKKEEPKKNHYYDGEAMETLINASKAFNTPNNYADDTDALTKSIKNVISKYEGSIDLVIVLDTTESMHPYLKAVKRDIRGVVRDLFDNNKGSRIGFLLYRDVKDTYFTKRIELSDNINTINREVNYFYAAGGGDKAEPMYEAIQEALEKFDYINEKKLLIVVTDAPAKVIGRADLALNTKTAKEKGIIIEFILTSEIEEEEDTSDDYLYYFSF encoded by the coding sequence ATGAGAAACATAAGATATAAATATTTATTTGTTATTTTATCGGTAGTATTTATTACTACTTTAGAAAATTTATATAGCCAAAGTTATGCGTTACGCGTTACAGAAGATGATGTAGCTGTAACACATTTAATAAACGGCTATCAAATCTATATAAGAAGAAAACCTAATGTAGCTGGGTACAGACTTCTTTTAAGACTTCCAAACGGTGAAACTTCTTATCTTTATATTAATAATACAGGCAGCAGCAATGCTGTAATTAATATAAGAAATACAGATTTTCACAATACACTTGGTAAAGTATTTCAGGCATTTATTCCAGATACGCTTTATTTAAACAGCAGAAATGCCAATTCTGTGTTTATTTTAAGAGATAATATTAATGTAATATTAGAATCTTATGATGCTAATAATAATAAATTATTAGATAGTGAAATAGTATTAAGAATAAATGATGAACATCAATCTTCAGCTACTATCACATTAAGAAATGTAGAGAAAGAGGGTGATTTATATGCATTTTATCTTTACTATTCAGGCGGAGATAATGGAAAATATGCTTTTTATGTAAGAGAAGGAAAAACTAATAATTCTTATAAATTAATAAATACTTCTTTTGGAAGTACTGTTAATGATGATAATAGTGCTGTAGTATTAGAAGATACTTTTAACAGAGAATTAGGAAAAAAACTTTATATTAAAGCGTATTTCAAGCAATTACCAGAAGACAGATATTTGTCTTTTAATGTGTTTAATACTAAAGGAGAAAGTTTTACTTATCCTATAGACTATTGTTTGGAAACTACAAATGTAAAAAAAGAAACATTGCCTCCTCAAATGCCTAGCGGAGGAAGGGAGGGACCTGTACAAATAAGACCTGCTGATAACAGTAATAGAGTTATAGAACAGTCTACAAATACAATGATAGTAAAAAAAGATGCACCTATAAGTAATGATGAAGAGATAAAAATATTATCTTCTGCAAACGTTATTAAAAAAGAGGAACCTAAAAAAAATCATTATTATGACGGTGAGGCTATGGAGACATTAATTAATGCAAGCAAAGCATTTAATACTCCTAATAATTATGCTGATGATACAGATGCACTTACTAAGAGTATAAAAAATGTTATAAGCAAATATGAAGGCAGTATTGATTTGGTTATAGTACTTGATACAACTGAAAGTATGCATCCGTATTTAAAAGCTGTTAAAAGAGATATCAGAGGTGTGGTGAGAGATTTATTTGATAATAATAAAGGTTCAAGAATAGGCTTTTTACTTTACAGAGATGTTAAAGATACGTATTTTACAAAAAGAATAGAATTAAGTGATAATATTAATACTATAAACAGAGAAGTAAATTATTTTTATGCTGCAGGCGGCGGTGATAAAGCAGAACCTATGTATGAGGCTATACAGGAGGCATTGGAAAAGTTTGATTATATCAATGAGAAAAAATTGTTAATAGTTGTAACAGATGCTCCTGCAAAAGTAATAGGGAGAGCAGACTTGGCATTAAATACTAAAACAGCAAAAGAAAAAGGAATAATTATAGAGTTTATTCTAACCTCAGAAATAGAAGAGGAAGAAGATACTTCAGATGATTATTTATATTATTTTAGTTTTTAG
- a CDS encoding Cof-type HAD-IIB family hydrolase translates to MNISKEKIKLIAADLDGTLLNSNKEISKYNQKIIKKLINEYNIDFILSSGRPFEGIKNYNKLLENNNLSIIFNGASIADNNGKIIFQQTIEEESSKQIIELSKKYDVCMHVYNNGKYIISKENFPIKSYVQIEKTVNVIVGLENTDDYNFDKILILGQRDILEKLKKEIDSLNCVHTCFSGDLFLEAVNKASNKGNALKRICEIKKIDIKDTIAFGDNFNDIEMIKYAGIGVAMGNAEEIVKQEAYYITLSNEEDGVGKFLSDLFY, encoded by the coding sequence ATGAACATCTCAAAAGAAAAAATAAAATTAATAGCTGCTGATTTGGACGGAACTCTACTTAACAGCAATAAAGAAATTTCAAAGTACAATCAAAAAATAATTAAGAAACTTATTAATGAATATAATATAGACTTCATATTATCAAGCGGAAGACCTTTTGAGGGGATAAAAAATTATAACAAACTTTTAGAAAATAATAATTTATCCATTATTTTTAACGGAGCTTCTATTGCTGATAATAACGGAAAAATAATATTTCAGCAAACTATTGAAGAAGAGTCTTCTAAACAAATAATAGAATTATCAAAAAAATATGATGTATGTATGCATGTTTATAATAATGGTAAATATATAATATCAAAAGAAAACTTTCCTATAAAATCATATGTACAAATTGAAAAAACTGTTAATGTAATAGTTGGACTTGAAAATACGGACGATTATAATTTTGATAAAATACTTATATTAGGTCAAAGAGATATTTTAGAAAAATTAAAAAAAGAAATTGATTCATTAAACTGCGTTCACACTTGTTTTTCTGGGGACTTATTTTTAGAAGCAGTAAATAAAGCCTCAAATAAAGGCAATGCTTTAAAACGAATATGTGAAATAAAAAAAATAGATATAAAAGATACTATTGCATTTGGAGATAATTTTAACGATATAGAGATGATAAAATATGCTGGTATTGGCGTTGCTATGGGAAATGCTGAAGAGATTGTAAAACAAGAGGCTTATTATATTACGCTTTCTAATGAAGAAGATGGAGTCGGTAAGTTCTTAAGTGATTTATTTTATTGA
- a CDS encoding phosphoribosylformylglycinamidine synthase — translation MNYRIFIEKKDGFNLEAKRLENQLKENFKIKSSVRLLNVYDIFNIEESQLQNSIKVIFSEPPTDKIVEKKDFEHLKHFAVEYLPGQFDQRADSAVQCLKLIYNNIENVSIVSGKVIVFEGDIDESTIEKIKKFYINPVESREKDLSKLEIEESQKADDIKDVENFINFNSEELAEYRNNLDLAMTYKDIEFVQNYFKNEEKRNPTETEIKVLDTYWSDHCRHTTFMTKINDVQLEDTLKENKNNFAEVVLNAINRYYDMRKELYGEDVDSKRDINLMDMATVSAKYIKKKGKLEDLEISDEINACSIYIDADAVDENGNNKKEKYLLMFKNETHNHPTEIEPFGGASTCLGGAIRDPLSGRSYVYQAIRVTGSANPLEKLEDTLAGKLPQKKITTTAAAGYSSYGNQIGLTTCLVNEIYDEGYKAKRLEVGAVVGAVPVSYVRREKPKAGDIVIVLGGRTGRDGCGGATGSSKSHTDTSLRLCGAEVQKGNAPEERKIQRLFRNKEVTKLIKKCNDFGAGGVSVAIGELSDGIDINLDVLPVKYLGLNGTELAISESQERMAVVVESKDADEFIKLANDENIEATKVAVITDTNRLVMYLKGKKIVDISRKFLDTNGAKQETNAVLKDIDFENNPFSTKNACSLKSHWFNMAEDLNVASQKGLVEMFDSSIGASTVLMPFGGKYQMTPSDVSIQKIPIFDNNAKEINTASAITWGYNPSIMKWSEFHGGIYSVIESMSKLVSVGADYKNIRLSFQEYFEKLGNDAKKWGKVYSALLGTIYAQTEFDIPAIGGKDSMSGTFNNISVPSTLISFAVAAINSNDVISPEFKSSNNYVYLIKHNMKENYMPNIKEIKENFDFLHQNIKDKKILSAYTIKFGGIAEALTKMSFGNRIGIDIKDELYFFNLMPASFIAETKEEINYKNAILIGKTINEYKIKVCGEIIDLEEIEKSWLDKLSSVFPYKTNEEIETYPLAIYERKTPFICKNKKAKPNVLIASFLGTNCEYDTQKAFSDAGASTDIFVFRNIKPEYIKESIEDMSKKIDNSQIFMIPGGFSAADEPDGSGKFISAILTNEKIKTSIHKLLERDGLVLGICNGFQALIKSGLLPYGKIGNITENSPTLTFNKIGRHISQMVTTKVVSNNSPWLYNIPVGSELVVPVSHGEGRFFADENIIKELIKKGQVATQYVNFKSEPTNEFRFNPNGSAYAIEGIISEDGKVLGKMGHSERYANNLYKNIITKDIYNIFENGVNYFK, via the coding sequence ATGAACTATCGCATTTTCATCGAAAAAAAAGACGGCTTTAATTTGGAAGCTAAAAGATTAGAAAATCAATTAAAAGAAAATTTTAAAATAAAATCTAGTGTAAGACTTCTCAATGTTTATGATATATTTAATATAGAAGAAAGTCAGTTACAAAACTCTATTAAAGTAATATTTTCAGAACCCCCTACTGATAAAATAGTTGAAAAAAAAGATTTTGAACACTTAAAACATTTTGCAGTGGAGTATTTACCAGGTCAGTTTGACCAAAGGGCAGATTCAGCAGTTCAATGCCTTAAACTAATATATAACAATATTGAAAATGTTTCTATAGTAAGCGGTAAGGTTATAGTTTTTGAAGGCGATATTGATGAAAGCACTATAGAAAAAATAAAAAAATTCTATATTAACCCAGTTGAAAGCAGAGAAAAAGATTTAAGCAAATTAGAAATAGAAGAATCTCAAAAAGCTGATGATATAAAGGACGTAGAAAACTTTATTAATTTCAACAGTGAAGAATTAGCAGAGTACAGAAATAATCTTGATTTGGCTATGACATATAAAGATATAGAGTTCGTACAAAATTATTTCAAAAATGAAGAGAAAAGAAACCCAACAGAAACAGAAATAAAAGTTCTTGATACATATTGGTCAGATCACTGCCGACACACAACATTTATGACAAAAATTAATGATGTGCAGTTAGAAGACACATTAAAAGAAAATAAAAATAATTTTGCAGAAGTTGTACTTAACGCTATTAATAGATACTATGATATGAGAAAAGAGCTTTACGGTGAAGATGTTGACAGTAAAAGAGATATTAACTTAATGGATATGGCTACAGTATCAGCGAAATATATAAAGAAAAAAGGCAAACTTGAAGATTTAGAGATTTCAGATGAGATAAATGCATGTTCCATATATATAGATGCTGATGCTGTAGATGAAAACGGCAATAATAAAAAAGAAAAATATTTATTAATGTTTAAAAATGAAACCCACAATCACCCAACAGAGATTGAACCTTTCGGAGGAGCTTCTACTTGTTTGGGTGGAGCTATAAGAGATCCTCTCTCTGGAAGAAGCTATGTATATCAGGCTATAAGAGTTACAGGAAGTGCAAACCCGCTTGAAAAATTAGAAGATACTTTGGCTGGAAAACTTCCTCAAAAGAAAATTACAACTACTGCAGCTGCTGGATATTCCTCTTACGGCAACCAAATAGGACTTACAACTTGTTTGGTTAATGAAATATATGATGAAGGATATAAAGCAAAAAGACTCGAAGTAGGTGCAGTTGTAGGAGCTGTTCCAGTAAGCTATGTGAGAAGAGAAAAACCAAAAGCAGGCGATATTGTTATAGTGCTTGGCGGAAGAACAGGAAGAGACGGATGCGGAGGAGCTACAGGTTCATCAAAAAGCCATACTGACACATCTTTAAGGCTTTGCGGTGCTGAAGTACAAAAGGGTAATGCCCCAGAAGAGAGAAAAATACAGAGACTGTTTAGAAATAAAGAAGTTACAAAATTAATAAAAAAATGTAATGATTTTGGTGCAGGCGGTGTTTCCGTTGCTATTGGCGAATTGTCTGATGGAATAGATATTAATCTTGATGTGCTTCCAGTAAAATATTTAGGACTAAATGGTACTGAACTAGCAATATCAGAATCTCAGGAGAGAATGGCTGTTGTAGTTGAAAGTAAAGATGCTGATGAGTTTATAAAATTAGCCAATGATGAAAATATCGAAGCTACAAAGGTTGCTGTTATAACTGACACTAACAGACTGGTAATGTATTTGAAAGGCAAAAAAATTGTAGATATAAGCCGTAAGTTTTTAGACACCAACGGAGCTAAACAGGAAACTAATGCAGTATTAAAAGATATTGACTTTGAAAATAATCCTTTCAGTACAAAAAATGCATGCTCTTTAAAATCGCATTGGTTTAATATGGCAGAAGATTTGAATGTTGCTTCTCAAAAAGGTTTAGTTGAAATGTTTGACTCATCAATAGGAGCTTCCACTGTGTTAATGCCTTTCGGAGGTAAATATCAAATGACTCCAAGTGATGTAAGCATTCAAAAAATACCAATATTTGACAACAATGCAAAAGAAATTAATACGGCTTCTGCTATTACTTGGGGGTACAATCCTTCTATTATGAAATGGTCAGAATTTCATGGAGGAATATACTCTGTAATAGAATCTATGTCAAAACTCGTTTCTGTTGGAGCAGATTATAAAAATATAAGATTATCTTTCCAAGAATATTTTGAAAAGTTAGGCAATGATGCTAAAAAATGGGGAAAGGTTTATTCGGCACTTTTAGGTACAATATATGCTCAGACAGAGTTTGATATACCAGCTATAGGCGGAAAAGATTCTATGAGCGGAACTTTTAATAATATATCTGTGCCTTCTACTTTAATATCATTTGCAGTAGCAGCTATTAACAGCAATGATGTTATATCTCCAGAGTTCAAATCTTCTAATAATTATGTTTACTTAATAAAGCATAATATGAAAGAAAATTATATGCCTAATATAAAAGAGATAAAAGAAAACTTTGATTTTCTACATCAAAATATAAAAGACAAGAAAATATTATCAGCTTATACAATTAAATTCGGAGGTATTGCTGAGGCTTTAACAAAAATGTCTTTCGGCAACAGAATAGGTATTGATATAAAAGATGAGCTTTACTTCTTTAACCTTATGCCTGCTTCATTTATAGCAGAAACTAAAGAAGAGATTAATTATAAAAATGCTATTCTAATAGGAAAAACTATCAATGAATACAAAATAAAAGTATGCGGAGAAATTATAGATTTAGAAGAAATAGAAAAATCATGGCTTGACAAATTATCATCAGTATTCCCATATAAAACTAATGAAGAAATAGAAACTTATCCGCTAGCTATTTATGAGAGGAAAACTCCTTTTATATGCAAAAATAAAAAAGCTAAACCTAATGTTTTAATAGCTTCATTCTTAGGTACAAACTGCGAATATGATACTCAAAAAGCGTTTTCTGATGCAGGAGCTTCAACCGACATCTTTGTATTTAGAAATATAAAACCAGAGTATATAAAAGAATCCATTGAAGATATGTCAAAAAAAATAGATAACTCTCAAATATTTATGATACCGGGAGGATTTAGTGCTGCTGATGAGCCAGACGGTTCTGGAAAGTTTATTTCGGCAATACTGACAAATGAAAAAATAAAAACTTCTATACATAAATTATTAGAAAGAGACGGACTTGTTTTAGGTATATGCAATGGTTTTCAGGCTTTAATAAAATCCGGACTTCTTCCTTATGGAAAAATAGGAAACATTACAGAGAACTCCCCTACTCTTACATTCAATAAAATAGGAAGGCATATTTCTCAAATGGTAACAACAAAGGTAGTATCAAACAATTCTCCTTGGCTTTACAATATACCTGTTGGAAGCGAATTAGTTGTTCCTGTTTCACATGGTGAGGGCAGATTCTTTGCAGATGAAAACATTATAAAAGAGCTAATCAAAAAAGGACAAGTTGCTACTCAGTATGTTAACTTCAAATCAGAACCTACTAATGAGTTTAGATTTAATCCTAATGGTTCAGCCTATGCTATAGAAGGTATAATTTCAGAAGACGGAAAAGTATTAGGTAAAATGGGGCACAGTGAGAGATACGCAAATAATTTATACAAAAACATCATTACAAAAGATATTTATAATATTTTTGAAAATGGTGTAAACTATTTTAAATAA
- a CDS encoding VOC family protein: MKISHIAVWVKDLESIKNFYIKYFNCKCNDKYVNEKKGFESYFLTFEDNCRLEIMTRKDIKERNTNDDIYGFAHIALSVGSKEKVDSLTKELESDGFKISSYPRTTGDGYYESVILDNENNKIEITI; this comes from the coding sequence ATGAAAATATCTCATATTGCTGTTTGGGTTAAAGATTTAGAGAGTATTAAAAATTTTTATATTAAGTATTTTAATTGTAAATGCAATGATAAATATGTTAATGAAAAAAAAGGTTTTGAATCATATTTTCTTACATTTGAAGATAACTGCCGATTGGAAATAATGACTAGAAAGGATATAAAAGAAAGAAACACTAATGATGATATATACGGTTTTGCTCATATTGCTTTGTCTGTCGGAAGCAAAGAAAAAGTTGACAGCCTCACAAAAGAATTAGAAAGTGACGGATTTAAAATTTCATCATATCCAAGAACCACAGGCGACGGGTATTATGAGAGCGTAATACTTGATAATGAAAATAATAAAATAGAAATAACAATATAA
- a CDS encoding amidohydrolase: MKNIYFFVFCLLIGFIINSCYDKTSHKIKVYHNGNILTMKGEEPSYARAIEVRDNTIMKVAYTEEDEKSLVNNVYAEIVDLKGKTLMPSFIDAHSHMVRFAQSLTTVDLTGSTNMLEIAQRITNYIEVNKLKPDAWVVGFGYDNNLLPGKKNPDRDDLDKISTTHPIFITHASGHVGAMNSKALEEFGVNENTPDIPGGVIARYPNSRKPTGYMEEAAFMHYAQSIKFSFTDKDLMNFINQAEDVYLGYGITTAQDALISTAEFPLINNMITNNRFRIDVIGFIDLKNSYSLAKTNSDMIGNYSNRFKIGGYKIFLDGSPQAKTAWLEQPYVSGPARYRGYGIYSNSDVEKFVETALHDKVQLQAHCNGDAAADQYINAFSNVMIKRNTTNNYRAVLVHSQIIREEQYTSMSNLNIIPSIFVAHVYYWGDVHLANLGMERASQISASKTALNNNLAFTYHQDTPVIKPNMLETIWCAVNRITRDGVLLGENQKVTPYEALKAITINAAYQNKEEDIKGTIEEGKLADLVILSDNPLTCDPMTIKDIEVLETIKEGKTLYTKKK; the protein is encoded by the coding sequence ATGAAAAATATATACTTCTTTGTCTTTTGCTTACTAATAGGCTTTATTATTAACTCATGCTATGATAAAACATCGCATAAAATAAAAGTTTATCATAATGGAAACATACTCACTATGAAAGGAGAAGAACCTTCTTATGCTAGGGCTATTGAAGTGAGAGATAATACTATCATGAAAGTAGCCTATACAGAAGAAGATGAAAAGAGTTTAGTAAATAATGTTTATGCTGAAATAGTAGACTTAAAAGGAAAAACTTTAATGCCTTCTTTTATAGATGCCCATAGTCATATGGTGAGATTTGCTCAGTCGCTTACTACAGTAGATTTGACAGGCTCTACTAATATGCTTGAAATAGCTCAAAGAATTACTAATTATATAGAAGTTAATAAATTAAAACCAGATGCTTGGGTAGTTGGTTTCGGATATGATAATAATTTACTTCCGGGCAAAAAAAATCCTGACAGAGATGACTTAGATAAAATTTCTACTACTCACCCAATATTTATAACTCATGCTTCCGGACATGTCGGAGCTATGAACTCAAAGGCATTAGAAGAGTTTGGAGTTAATGAAAATACTCCGGATATACCGGGCGGCGTAATAGCAAGATACCCTAATAGCAGAAAACCTACTGGATATATGGAAGAGGCAGCCTTTATGCATTATGCTCAGAGTATAAAATTTTCTTTTACAGATAAAGATTTGATGAACTTTATTAATCAGGCAGAAGATGTTTATTTGGGATACGGTATTACAACAGCACAGGATGCATTAATTTCTACGGCAGAATTTCCTCTTATAAATAATATGATAACTAATAACAGATTTAGAATTGATGTTATAGGTTTTATAGATTTGAAAAATTCTTATTCATTAGCAAAAACTAATAGCGATATGATAGGTAATTATAGTAATAGATTTAAGATAGGCGGATATAAAATATTTCTGGACGGTTCTCCTCAAGCAAAAACAGCATGGCTTGAACAGCCTTATGTAAGCGGTCCTGCAAGATACAGAGGATATGGAATATATAGTAACAGCGATGTAGAAAAATTTGTAGAAACTGCATTACATGATAAAGTGCAGCTTCAGGCTCATTGCAACGGCGATGCAGCAGCAGATCAGTATATCAATGCATTCAGTAACGTTATGATAAAAAGAAATACTACAAATAATTACAGAGCTGTTTTAGTACATAGCCAAATAATAAGAGAAGAACAGTATACTTCTATGTCTAATCTTAATATAATACCTTCTATATTTGTAGCACATGTATATTATTGGGGAGATGTTCATTTGGCAAATTTAGGTATGGAAAGAGCTTCTCAGATTAGTGCTTCAAAAACAGCATTAAATAATAATTTAGCCTTCACATATCATCAGGACACACCTGTTATAAAACCTAATATGCTTGAGACTATTTGGTGTGCTGTTAATAGGATTACAAGAGACGGAGTACTTTTAGGAGAAAATCAGAAAGTTACTCCTTATGAGGCTTTAAAGGCTATAACTATTAATGCTGCTTATCAAAACAAAGAAGAGGATATAAAAGGAACTATTGAAGAAGGTAAATTGGCAGATTTGGTGATATTAAGCGATAATCCTCTAACATGCGACCCTATGACAATAAAGGATATAGAAGTGCTTGAAACTATCAAAGAAGGGAAAACTTTGTATACAAAAAAGAAATAA
- the cdaA gene encoding diadenylate cyclase CdaA — protein MFYSVSNFISTTNWRYFFYGLDIILVAILFYIIYMLMYNTRAYSIAIGFIILFFITIIAKIFGLSTLSWIFDKFFQVGLIAIVVLFQAEIKHGLRILGGRAFLKKSFRYDEDQIQKILSATFNLSYKGYGALIVFQRNISLHSLVDRAVKLNADISMELVESIFFKNNPIHDGAAIIMENRIAAASAYLPLTEIEPQIKNRRLGTRHRAALGVSEQTDAVVIVVSEETQCVSIVHNGILEYNLSREELDRRIGELLEIKK, from the coding sequence ATGTTTTACAGTGTTAGTAATTTTATATCAACAACAAATTGGCGATATTTCTTTTATGGTCTGGATATAATCTTAGTTGCGATACTGTTTTATATAATATATATGCTTATGTATAATACTAGGGCATACAGCATAGCAATAGGTTTTATTATACTTTTTTTCATTACAATAATAGCAAAAATATTCGGACTTTCTACATTATCATGGATATTTGATAAATTCTTTCAGGTAGGACTTATAGCTATAGTTGTACTTTTTCAGGCGGAAATTAAACATGGGCTTAGAATATTAGGAGGAAGGGCTTTTTTAAAAAAGTCTTTCAGATATGATGAAGATCAAATTCAAAAAATATTAAGTGCTACTTTTAATTTGTCATATAAGGGATACGGAGCATTAATAGTTTTTCAAAGAAATATATCTCTTCACTCTTTAGTAGACAGAGCAGTTAAACTCAATGCTGATATATCTATGGAGCTTGTAGAGTCTATATTTTTTAAGAATAATCCTATTCATGATGGTGCTGCCATAATAATGGAAAACAGAATAGCAGCTGCCAGTGCATATCTGCCTCTTACAGAGATAGAGCCTCAGATAAAAAACAGAAGACTTGGTACTAGGCATAGAGCAGCACTTGGTGTTTCTGAGCAGACTGATGCAGTTGTTATAGTTGTTTCAGAGGAGACGCAGTGTGTATCTATAGTACATAACGGAATACTGGAATATAATTTAAGCAGAGAAGAGCTTGACAGAAGAATAGGGGAGCTTTTAGAGATAAAAAAATGA
- a CDS encoding CdaR family protein, whose translation MSEKRKSEFKKFSYKKVLYYITNRFWIKLLCLLMSFLLFLFVRYQKEYTKDYITKIELRNIPSRLLIANQLPENVTITLKGFKDNVYELPTEFSAYIDLTNSSIGSNMYEIYLAGDIDYSKMNITVSPSKLPIVLDELAYKTVPIEVPTIGVASLGLSVDDIIVNPSNTIISGPKSLISAIDEIKTYNLDLTDKYLDYSTISRLNLPRNIKSDVSRVNINVIFNKDVERMEFNNIAVNIDNLNSRLNINSDSAFIVNKVVLEANNILLTNVSVNDIVLSIDLKDITNAGIYSNISVEANIPIHTKLVQIEPSYFDVEIIDREAGTNKFERAEQ comes from the coding sequence ATGAGCGAAAAAAGAAAATCAGAGTTTAAAAAGTTTAGCTATAAAAAGGTGTTATATTATATAACAAATAGATTTTGGATAAAGCTATTATGTCTTCTTATGTCTTTTTTGCTTTTTTTATTTGTAAGGTACCAAAAAGAATACACTAAAGACTATATTACTAAAATAGAACTTAGAAATATACCTTCAAGACTTCTTATAGCAAATCAGCTGCCTGAAAATGTTACTATAACATTAAAAGGTTTTAAAGATAATGTTTATGAGCTTCCTACGGAGTTTAGTGCCTATATAGACCTTACAAACTCATCAATAGGAAGTAATATGTATGAAATTTATTTAGCCGGCGATATAGATTACAGTAAAATGAATATTACAGTATCTCCAAGCAAACTTCCTATAGTTTTAGATGAATTAGCATACAAAACAGTGCCTATAGAAGTACCTACTATAGGTGTAGCTTCTCTAGGTCTTAGTGTTGATGATATTATAGTTAATCCTTCAAATACTATTATATCAGGACCTAAAAGTTTAATATCTGCTATAGATGAAATAAAAACTTATAATCTTGATTTAACTGATAAATATTTAGACTATTCAACAATATCAAGACTTAATTTACCTAGAAATATTAAATCTGATGTATCTAGGGTTAATATTAATGTTATTTTTAATAAAGACGTTGAGAGAATGGAGTTTAATAATATTGCAGTTAATATAGATAATTTAAATAGCAGACTTAATATTAACAGCGACAGTGCATTTATTGTTAATAAGGTGGTATTAGAGGCTAATAATATTTTACTTACAAATGTATCTGTGAATGATATTGTGCTTTCTATAGATTTGAAAGATATTACAAATGCAGGTATATATTCAAATATATCTGTTGAGGCAAATATACCTATTCATACAAAATTGGTTCAGATAGAGCCTTCATATTTTGATGTAGAAATTATTGACAGAGAAGCAGGTACTAATAAATTTGAACGGGCAGAACAGTAA
- a CDS encoding NusG domain II-containing protein, whose protein sequence is MKSLRFGDIIIFIFIILFSFLYAKTLIQNKSSKIIIDSYSKSLRYDLNTDREIIIEGLLGESKIIITNGNVRFSDSCCRDKLCVKAGVLKNAPIICMPNGISIRFEKNVENDIEIDSIVQ, encoded by the coding sequence ATGAAAAGTTTAAGATTCGGAGATATTATTATATTTATTTTTATAATATTATTTTCTTTTCTTTATGCAAAAACTCTTATACAAAATAAAAGCAGTAAAATAATAATAGATTCATACAGCAAATCATTAAGATATGATTTAAATACAGACAGAGAAATTATTATTGAAGGCTTGCTTGGAGAGTCTAAAATCATTATAACTAATGGTAATGTGAGGTTTTCAGATTCCTGCTGCAGAGATAAATTATGCGTAAAAGCAGGTGTTTTGAAAAATGCTCCTATAATATGCATGCCTAATGGTATATCTATAAGATTTGAAAAAAATGTTGAAAATGACATTGAAATAGATTCTATTGTTCAATAG